One region of Campylobacter concisus genomic DNA includes:
- a CDS encoding DJ-1/PfpI family protein, whose protein sequence is MKSKQGFEVKTKKLVTLPKNSILLVPGGQGTRILVKDNEFISHLKECVLASKFCLSVCTGSALLACTGVLDGLKATSNKKSFEWVKQCRDAVKWQSHARWVKDDKFYTASGVAAGMDMALGFISDHFGKELAQNIANETEYNWQKSSKIDKFAKIYGY, encoded by the coding sequence ATAAAAAGTAAGCAAGGCTTTGAAGTAAAAACAAAAAAGCTGGTCACTTTACCAAAAAATAGTATTTTGCTGGTACCTGGTGGTCAGGGCACAAGGATTTTAGTAAAAGACAACGAGTTTATATCACATCTTAAAGAGTGTGTTTTGGCTTCAAAATTTTGCCTTAGTGTCTGCACTGGCTCAGCTTTGCTAGCTTGCACTGGAGTGCTTGATGGGCTAAAAGCCACATCAAATAAAAAGTCGTTTGAATGGGTAAAACAGTGCCGTGATGCCGTAAAATGGCAATCACACGCCAGGTGGGTAAAAGATGATAAATTCTACACCGCCTCAGGTGTAGCCGCTGGCATGGATATGGCTCTTGGCTTCATAAGTGACCATTTTGGTAAAGAATTAGCTCAAAATATTGCAAATGAAACCGAATACAACTGGCAAAAAAGCTCAAAGATAGATAAATTTGCCAAAATTTATGGGTATTAA
- a CDS encoding molybdate transport repressor: MITKESKKDVFWALAFGLGLFIFSIVGYFYISLGTVSLFGIIIGALSVFFCVRKIFQNNFLRIEYDGFIITKGSKSIKFYFKDIDEIAIKSFGDKKKVETLSVKFKKNRLDRDACFGLVQPLGDDLIIIFDKYELSKFTISKELRDRLNNFRA; this comes from the coding sequence ATGATAACAAAAGAGAGTAAAAAAGATGTTTTTTGGGCGCTTGCGTTTGGGCTTGGACTTTTTATATTTAGTATCGTTGGCTACTTTTATATATCTCTTGGCACAGTGTCTCTCTTTGGCATCATCATTGGCGCTCTCTCAGTGTTCTTTTGTGTTAGAAAAATTTTTCAAAACAACTTTTTACGTATTGAATATGATGGATTTATCATCACAAAAGGCTCAAAAAGTATAAAATTTTACTTTAAAGATATCGACGAAATCGCCATTAAAAGTTTTGGCGATAAGAAAAAAGTCGAAACTTTAAGCGTAAAATTTAAGAAAAACCGTCTTGATAGAGATGCTTGCTTTGGGTTAGTGCAACCACTTGGTGATGATTTGATCATCATTTTTGATAAATATGAACTCTCAAAATTTACCATTTCAAAAGAACTAAGAGATAGGCTTAATAATTTTAGAGCATAA
- a CDS encoding saccharopine dehydrogenase family protein, with translation MSNILIIGAGGVSQVATVKCAMNADVFSKITLASRTKSKCDAIAKFIKERLGVEIKTAQIDADDTAAVVELIKQTKADLLLNVALPYQDLTLMDACVKAGIPYIDTANYEHPDTAKFEYKLQWAKDGEFKAANTMALLGSGFDPGVTNVFCAYAQQNLFDEIHEIDILDCNAGDHGYPFATNFNPEINLREVSAKGCYWERGKWKETEPMEIMFKWDYPKVGVKDSYLLYHEELESLVKNIKGLKRIRFFMTFGQSYLTHMKCLENVGMLRIDEVEHNGVKIVPIQFLKTLLPDPASLGPRTKGKTNIGCVIRGLKDGKERQVYIYNVCDHEACYAETGAQAVSYTTGVPAMIGSMMVAKGIWSGKGVFNMENFDAKPFMDELNKQGLPWEIIEMKPGERYEV, from the coding sequence ATGTCAAATATCTTAATCATAGGCGCGGGCGGCGTGAGCCAAGTCGCGACCGTAAAATGCGCGATGAACGCGGACGTTTTTAGCAAGATCACCCTTGCAAGCCGCACCAAAAGCAAGTGCGACGCGATCGCTAAATTTATAAAAGAGCGCCTTGGCGTAGAGATAAAAACCGCGCAGATCGACGCTGACGATACAGCGGCTGTTGTGGAGCTCATAAAACAAACAAAGGCTGACTTGCTACTAAATGTCGCGCTGCCATATCAAGACCTAACTCTTATGGATGCTTGCGTAAAGGCTGGCATACCTTACATCGACACCGCAAACTACGAGCACCCCGACACCGCCAAATTTGAATACAAGCTGCAGTGGGCGAAGGACGGCGAGTTTAAAGCCGCAAACACGATGGCGCTGCTGGGAAGCGGCTTTGATCCGGGCGTGACGAACGTATTTTGCGCCTACGCACAGCAAAATCTCTTTGACGAGATCCACGAGATCGACATCCTAGACTGCAACGCAGGCGATCACGGCTATCCATTTGCGACGAATTTCAACCCCGAAATCAACCTGCGCGAAGTGAGCGCAAAAGGCTGCTACTGGGAGCGCGGCAAGTGGAAAGAGACCGAGCCGATGGAAATAATGTTCAAATGGGACTACCCGAAAGTAGGCGTCAAAGATAGCTACCTGCTCTATCACGAGGAGCTTGAAAGCTTAGTAAAAAACATCAAAGGGCTAAAGCGAATCCGCTTTTTTATGACCTTTGGACAGAGCTATCTAACTCACATGAAGTGTCTAGAAAACGTCGGCATGCTACGTATCGACGAGGTCGAGCACAACGGCGTAAAAATAGTTCCGATACAGTTTCTAAAGACCTTGCTACCAGATCCTGCAAGCCTAGGCCCTCGCACGAAGGGTAAAACCAACATCGGCTGCGTTATCCGCGGTTTAAAAGACGGTAAAGAGCGCCAAGTCTATATCTACAACGTCTGCGACCACGAGGCTTGCTACGCCGAGACGGGCGCGCAGGCCGTGAGCTACACGACGGGCGTGCCTGCGATGATCGGCTCGATGATGGTGGCAAAGGGCATCTGGAGCGGAAAAGGCGTCTTTAATATGGAAAATTTCGACGCCAAGCCTTTCATGGACGAGCTAAATAAGCAGGGCTTGCCGTGGGAGATAATCGAAATGAAACCAGGAGAAAGATACGAAGTCTAA
- a CDS encoding MFS transporter, translating into MHGDTELTITGFLIGFAIAQLVWGPISDRTGRKIQLFIGMALFAIGSVGCAMSDNMASVVLWRVFQAVGACVGPMLSLAKVVKCSDLFGSSQAAQMLSTLVIIMAIAWVAGPLLGGAILEFGSWHGIFWLMALASAVMFAMIFSLPETLPPQKRSTKPIVSSFRNYLRLLQDAKFMRYTLSATFFALSSMPLSRALSISIISAFLANTTDFYSA; encoded by the coding sequence TTGCATGGCGATACGGAGCTCACGATAACGGGCTTTTTGATCGGCTTTGCTATAGCGCAGCTCGTATGGGGGCCTATCAGCGATAGGACCGGGCGTAAAATCCAGCTTTTCATCGGTATGGCGCTCTTTGCGATCGGATCAGTAGGATGCGCGATGTCGGACAATATGGCTAGCGTAGTGCTCTGGCGCGTGTTTCAGGCCGTGGGCGCGTGCGTAGGACCGATGTTAAGCCTGGCCAAAGTCGTAAAATGCAGCGATCTTTTCGGTAGCTCGCAGGCCGCACAGATGCTCTCTACGCTAGTTATCATCATGGCGATAGCTTGGGTAGCGGGTCCGTTATTGGGCGGCGCGATACTGGAATTTGGCTCTTGGCACGGGATATTTTGGCTGATGGCGCTAGCTAGCGCGGTTATGTTTGCGATGATTTTTTCTCTACCGGAGACCTTGCCGCCGCAAAAGCGCTCCACAAAGCCCATTGTATCGTCTTTTAGAAACTATCTAAGATTATTACAAGATGCCAAATTTATGCGCTATACGCTTAGCGCTACGTTTTTTGCATTGTCTTCTATGCCTTTATCACGGGCTTTGTCTATATCGATTATTTCGGCATTCCTAGCAAATACTACGGATTTTTATTCGGCATAA
- a CDS encoding ABC transporter ATP-binding protein: protein MLELKNVEYEILRDKVVRNFSLNVKSGEVVTLFGPSGCGKTTILRLISGLNEPRKGKIFNNFKKTTYFFQENRLLTWKNALENVLLVMDKPDVNAVLELFKKVGLSQKDTLKYPSELSGGMRQRVAFVRAVVTKPDLLLMDEPFSGLDYDMKEILIEIIGQRVSEGMSVVLVTHDRMEAVKMSNRIYFLSSKGAVIQRELEIDKDFKERDFTFISKMIDENFKGQIYYD, encoded by the coding sequence ATGCTTGAGCTTAAAAATGTAGAGTATGAAATTTTAAGAGATAAGGTCGTAAGGAATTTTAGCCTAAACGTAAAAAGTGGCGAAGTAGTGACGCTTTTTGGACCATCTGGATGTGGTAAGACGACGATACTTCGGCTTATTAGCGGACTAAATGAGCCTAGAAAAGGAAAAATTTTTAATAACTTTAAAAAGACTACATACTTTTTTCAAGAAAATCGCCTACTTACATGGAAAAATGCTCTTGAAAATGTGCTTTTAGTTATGGATAAACCAGATGTTAACGCTGTTTTAGAGCTTTTTAAAAAGGTTGGATTAAGCCAAAAGGATACTTTAAAATACCCAAGTGAGCTAAGTGGCGGTATGAGGCAAAGAGTCGCTTTCGTAAGAGCGGTCGTGACAAAGCCTGATCTGCTTTTGATGGATGAGCCTTTTTCTGGACTTGATTATGATATGAAAGAAATTTTAATTGAAATTATTGGCCAAAGAGTAAGTGAAGGTATGAGTGTGGTTCTTGTCACACACGATAGAATGGAAGCTGTAAAGATGTCAAATAGAATTTATTTCTTATCAAGTAAAGGCGCAGTCATACAAAGAGAACTTGAAATAGACAAAGATTTCAAAGAGCGCGATTTTACGTTTATTAGCAAGATGATAGATGAAAATTTCAAAGGGCAAATTTATTATGATTAA
- a CDS encoding MFS transporter codes for MPSKYYGFLFGINIVGVMALSFVNKKLVKRYALNRLLIVSTLVAALAASVLFAFAFFKTGGVLSVIIPMFFVFSMNGIIASCSNAAALDSVPQEMKGSAAALIGSLQYGSGILSSAMLAAFSAATPWTMSWIIALFVWLSALAAYFNK; via the coding sequence ATTCCTAGCAAATACTACGGATTTTTATTCGGCATAAACATCGTGGGCGTCATGGCCCTAAGTTTCGTAAACAAAAAGCTGGTAAAGCGCTATGCGTTAAACCGCCTACTCATAGTCTCCACGCTCGTTGCCGCGCTTGCTGCCAGCGTGCTGTTTGCGTTTGCGTTTTTCAAAACGGGCGGTGTTCTTAGCGTGATAATCCCGATGTTTTTCGTTTTTAGCATGAACGGCATTATAGCTTCTTGCTCCAATGCCGCCGCTCTTGATAGTGTGCCGCAGGAGATGAAGGGCTCGGCCGCTGCGCTCATCGGCTCGCTGCAATACGGCAGCGGCATCCTCTCCTCGGCGATGCTTGCGGCGTTTTCTGCGGCTACGCCGTGGACGATGTCTTGGATAATAGCTCTGTTTGTTTGGCTAAGCGCACTCGCGGCGTATTTTAATAAATAA
- the nspC gene encoding carboxynorspermidine decarboxylase, which yields MNEILKSIKTPAYVCEEAKVRKNLELLKYVKEQSGAKILVALKGFAFSGVMDMVGSYLDGATCSGLHEAKFASEYVKGEIHTYSPAFKDEDFDEILKISKHITFNSFAQWQKFKGIALQNGIICGLRINPEVSLAPTDSYNPCGKFSRLGITRANFKPELLDGITGLHFHALCEESASSLQTVLEAFEEKFGEFIPKMKWINMGGGHHITRADYDVELLIKIVRRFREKYGVEVYLEPGEAVGWQTGFLISSVLDIVHNEKDIAILDTSAEAHMPDTVLMPYRPAVRGESKNGKFAYRFGGNTCLAGDIVGLEADDAEYKFDSELKIGDRVIFEDQIHYTIVKNTTFNGIKLPDLLLLKENGEIKMIRELDYEEYRRRN from the coding sequence ATGAACGAAATTTTAAAGAGCATAAAAACCCCAGCCTACGTCTGTGAAGAGGCAAAAGTACGTAAAAATTTAGAGCTTTTAAAATATGTCAAAGAACAAAGCGGTGCCAAAATTTTAGTAGCACTTAAGGGCTTTGCATTTAGTGGCGTGATGGATATGGTTGGCTCTTATCTTGACGGCGCGACTTGTAGTGGGCTTCATGAGGCAAAATTTGCAAGCGAATACGTAAAAGGCGAGATCCACACGTATAGTCCAGCCTTTAAAGACGAGGACTTTGATGAAATTTTAAAAATTTCAAAGCACATCACATTTAACTCTTTTGCTCAGTGGCAAAAATTCAAGGGTATTGCCCTGCAAAATGGCATCATCTGCGGTTTGCGCATAAATCCAGAGGTCTCGCTAGCACCGACTGACAGCTACAATCCATGCGGTAAATTTAGCAGGCTTGGCATCACAAGGGCAAATTTTAAGCCAGAGCTTCTTGATGGCATCACTGGGCTTCATTTTCATGCGCTTTGCGAAGAGAGTGCGAGTAGCTTGCAGACCGTGTTAGAGGCATTTGAGGAGAAATTTGGCGAGTTTATCCCAAAGATGAAATGGATAAACATGGGCGGAGGACATCACATCACGAGGGCTGATTACGATGTGGAGCTACTTATAAAGATAGTTAGGCGCTTTCGCGAGAAATATGGCGTAGAGGTCTATCTGGAGCCTGGCGAGGCCGTGGGCTGGCAGACTGGCTTTTTGATAAGTAGCGTGCTTGACATCGTGCATAACGAGAAAGATATCGCCATCCTTGACACCTCAGCCGAGGCGCACATGCCTGATACCGTGCTCATGCCTTACCGCCCAGCAGTTAGAGGTGAGAGTAAAAATGGCAAATTTGCTTATAGATTTGGTGGTAATACCTGCTTAGCTGGCGATATAGTGGGTCTTGAAGCGGACGATGCGGAGTATAAATTTGATAGCGAGCTAAAAATTGGTGACCGAGTCATCTTTGAAGATCAAATTCACTACACTATCGTGAAAAACACGACATTTAACGGCATAAAACTGCCTGATCTTCTTCTTTTAAAAGAAAATGGCGAGATAAAAATGATCCGCGAGCTAGACTACGAAGAGTATAGGCGCAGGAACTAG
- a CDS encoding ABC transporter permease: MILIDGIKKDRSSFLKIIDYFWGGFSGFAVVFLILAIWQVGSEFSSPLLLPPPKDVFLKACEILKDYKNSEINITLCRSLIGVCSATFFGIFLGLIAGSFKSFAAFLKPVITLLLSMPPIIWIVLAIFWFGFGNFSTVFTIFITVLPLTFASSAVAMSSVDEELKEMFDAYNLGILKKIRHLYIPHLTSYIISSISVAIAMGVKIVIMAELLGANNGMGAKIANARAMLETTEVMAYVLLSITLIMLFEYLIIEPLKIALMPWRR; the protein is encoded by the coding sequence ATGATACTAATTGATGGCATCAAAAAAGATCGCTCAAGCTTTTTAAAAATAATTGACTATTTTTGGGGCGGATTTAGCGGATTTGCCGTAGTTTTTTTGATCTTAGCCATTTGGCAAGTGGGAAGCGAGTTTAGCTCCCCACTCTTGCTTCCGCCACCAAAAGATGTATTTTTAAAAGCCTGTGAAATTTTAAAAGATTACAAAAACAGCGAGATAAACATAACGCTTTGCAGATCACTGATCGGAGTTTGCTCGGCAACATTTTTTGGTATATTTTTAGGGCTAATAGCAGGTAGTTTTAAAAGTTTTGCAGCCTTTTTAAAGCCTGTTATCACCTTGCTTTTGTCAATGCCACCAATTATTTGGATAGTACTTGCTATTTTTTGGTTTGGATTTGGAAATTTTAGCACCGTTTTTACTATCTTTATAACCGTTTTACCGCTTACTTTTGCAAGCTCAGCAGTTGCTATGAGCAGTGTAGATGAGGAGCTAAAAGAGATGTTTGATGCTTATAATCTAGGAATTTTAAAAAAGATAAGACACCTTTATATCCCGCATCTTACGAGCTACATAATAAGCTCTATTAGCGTAGCTATCGCAATGGGCGTAAAGATAGTCATAATGGCTGAGCTACTAGGTGCAAATAACGGCATGGGAGCAAAGATAGCAAATGCAAGGGCAATGCTTGAAACAACCGAGGTAATGGCGTATGTTCTTTTAAGCATCACTCTTATCATGCTTTTTGAGTACCTCATAATTGAGCCACTAAAAATAGCTTTGATGCCTTGGAGAAGATGA
- a CDS encoding TonB-dependent receptor domain-containing protein, producing MRPILSLAVLSSLLLANEANLDVIKPIREFVPPPVITPNVAQSAFVENQFDRTQRGEYPFVTNLLDNSADMFHISAGMYGKSFYNSSLFKYRGANFYTILNANFTKANNYKDGSGKRWNYGYNRQGQSAILGFVPNDLSELRLTFLRDNIDKDKQPEHVMDAFKTTRKVGKLNIRLGEEDLSNTLNFEFILKKVERKADNFHLRDATQNVKVDLKRNIFEANLKYDADFASFHNQIGAGFEKDKHDGKRYMKQGNNWVFNGYRFADVRNDKFMLFDTLAYKFNEANEASLALKYEEQRSKLNGIDTKFFVQNPIAPNTTRKLIRQIYGEDVSDKIKKDAFSASLKYKFTPNDKDSYFAKLESLSRLPSNMERFNALYGAGDNGWIANPNLEPERHNRAVLGFKFGSEFYKEYLNSLQNKDAFSFGGHFIADSVKNLIIFDRRHSKAPMPLNKNAVISRNVDATLYSVNFNTEYSFARHFGLKSSLYYNYGQNKTDGRPLYQIRPFEANFAFDYKDYASFGSYNLGTALRLVSKQTRGDFSKQNGLGIDKKEAAKGFGLLDLYGGVEFKNKVGIRFGVANLFDKDYAEFISGDHVAALDPVVVHAPGRTFFISFHSSF from the coding sequence ATGAGGCCCATTTTAAGCCTAGCAGTTCTTTCATCACTGCTTCTAGCAAATGAAGCAAATTTAGACGTTATAAAGCCTATTAGAGAATTTGTACCGCCACCAGTCATCACGCCAAACGTTGCACAAAGTGCCTTTGTGGAAAATCAATTTGACCGCACTCAAAGAGGCGAATACCCATTTGTTACAAATTTGCTTGATAACTCAGCTGATATGTTTCATATCTCGGCTGGAATGTATGGCAAAAGCTTTTACAATTCATCACTTTTTAAATATCGTGGCGCAAATTTTTACACCATCTTAAATGCAAATTTCACCAAAGCAAATAATTATAAAGATGGAAGTGGCAAAAGATGGAACTATGGCTACAATAGACAAGGTCAAAGCGCTATCTTAGGCTTCGTGCCAAATGATCTTAGCGAGCTTAGACTTACGTTTTTAAGGGATAATATCGATAAAGACAAGCAGCCAGAGCACGTGATGGATGCCTTTAAAACGACAAGAAAAGTTGGCAAGCTAAATATTAGATTAGGCGAAGAAGATCTTTCAAATACGCTAAATTTCGAATTTATCCTAAAAAAGGTTGAGCGAAAAGCTGATAATTTTCATCTAAGAGATGCCACCCAAAATGTAAAAGTGGATTTAAAGAGAAATATATTTGAGGCAAATTTAAAGTATGACGCTGACTTTGCAAGCTTTCACAATCAAATAGGCGCTGGCTTTGAAAAAGATAAACATGACGGCAAAAGATACATGAAGCAAGGCAATAACTGGGTCTTTAACGGATACAGATTTGCTGATGTTAGAAATGATAAATTTATGCTCTTTGACACACTTGCTTATAAATTTAATGAAGCAAACGAAGCTTCTCTTGCCTTAAAATATGAAGAGCAAAGAAGTAAATTAAATGGCATCGACACTAAATTTTTTGTGCAAAATCCGATCGCACCTAATACCACTCGCAAATTAATTCGCCAAATTTACGGTGAAGACGTAAGTGATAAGATCAAAAAAGACGCTTTTAGTGCAAGCCTAAAATATAAATTTACACCAAACGACAAGGATAGCTACTTTGCAAAGCTTGAGAGTTTGTCTCGTTTGCCAAGCAACATGGAGCGTTTCAATGCACTTTATGGTGCAGGCGATAATGGCTGGATAGCAAATCCAAATTTAGAACCAGAAAGACACAATAGAGCGGTTCTTGGCTTTAAATTTGGTAGTGAGTTTTACAAAGAGTATCTAAATTCGCTTCAAAACAAAGATGCTTTTAGCTTTGGAGGACATTTCATCGCTGATAGCGTTAAAAATTTGATCATTTTTGATAGACGCCACTCAAAAGCCCCAATGCCACTAAATAAAAATGCCGTCATCTCAAGAAACGTTGATGCAACGCTTTATAGTGTAAATTTCAATACAGAATATAGCTTTGCAAGGCACTTTGGCTTAAAAAGCTCACTTTACTACAACTACGGACAAAACAAAACCGATGGTAGGCCGCTTTATCAAATAAGGCCTTTTGAAGCAAATTTTGCATTTGACTACAAAGACTATGCAAGCTTTGGCAGCTATAATCTTGGCACCGCACTAAGGCTAGTTTCAAAGCAAACTAGAGGCGATTTTAGCAAGCAAAATGGCCTAGGTATCGACAAAAAAGAGGCTGCAAAAGGATTTGGTTTACTTGATCTTTATGGTGGTGTAGAGTTTAAAAATAAAGTTGGCATAAGATTTGGCGTAGCAAATTTATTTGACAAAGATTATGCAGAATTTATCAGCGGTGATCACGTAGCAGCACTTGATCCAGTAGTCGTTCATGCCCCTGGCAGGACATTTTTCATTAGCTTTCACAGCAGTTTTTAA
- a CDS encoding NnrS family protein: MINNFFTHPMRIFFLMSAACAVLGASVFFTPTDFVSLHKFIFLQLFLALAYAGFLLTGLTDWTNFQASLKIHAYILFSLFFTSFILAFFSLFLAHCFIALFWLYLVLLCLYMIWQDKNDDQFGVLGFLFGILGFEIYYLISGNEKFLNLQVFIHVIAILLISYRVSVVLGKEALKREKGMDEAVFVPNFIYKNIAICCVCAFLLLNIFFEASLGVYYAAIACGSAVLAKLKEWHYKELFRHSFVLLYYFMQLFLAVGFLGIGFSGIFELHLETNFMHLIAINAVIFSVMLIFNVAGLRHSGQELEFLRLSKVAFILVLLAGISRGILAYFWSGFYIHLPATLIIIAFVFWLINFYVIFRDNDFSDDPE, translated from the coding sequence ATGATTAATAACTTTTTTACTCATCCTATGAGAATATTTTTCTTAATGAGCGCCGCCTGTGCGGTGCTTGGTGCTAGTGTGTTTTTTACTCCAACTGATTTTGTGAGTTTGCATAAATTTATATTTTTGCAACTTTTCTTAGCGCTTGCTTATGCTGGATTTTTGCTAACTGGACTAACTGATTGGACAAATTTTCAAGCATCTTTAAAAATACACGCCTATATATTATTTTCACTCTTTTTTACAAGCTTTATCTTGGCATTTTTTAGCCTATTTTTAGCACACTGCTTTATCGCTCTTTTTTGGCTATATTTGGTTTTGCTTTGTCTTTATATGATCTGGCAGGATAAAAACGATGATCAATTTGGCGTACTTGGTTTTTTATTTGGCATTCTAGGCTTTGAAATTTATTATCTAATAAGCGGCAACGAAAAATTTCTAAATTTACAAGTTTTTATCCACGTGATCGCTATCTTACTCATCTCCTACCGCGTTAGTGTTGTACTTGGAAAAGAAGCGCTAAAAAGAGAAAAAGGTATGGATGAAGCTGTTTTTGTGCCAAATTTTATCTATAAAAATATCGCTATTTGCTGCGTTTGTGCCTTTTTACTTTTAAATATATTTTTTGAAGCAAGCTTAGGTGTCTATTATGCTGCGATAGCTTGTGGAAGTGCGGTACTTGCAAAGCTTAAAGAATGGCACTATAAAGAGCTTTTTAGGCATAGTTTTGTGCTTTTATACTATTTTATGCAACTATTTTTAGCGGTTGGATTTTTAGGGATCGGCTTTAGCGGTATTTTTGAGCTCCATCTTGAAACAAATTTTATGCATCTAATAGCGATAAATGCAGTAATTTTTAGCGTAATGCTTATATTTAATGTCGCAGGACTTCGTCACAGCGGACAAGAGCTTGAGTTTTTACGCCTTAGTAAGGTTGCTTTTATTTTAGTTCTTTTAGCTGGCATTAGCAGAGGAATTTTGGCTTATTTTTGGAGTGGCTTTTATATTCATTTACCAGCAACACTCATAATAATTGCTTTTGTTTTTTGGCTCATAAATTTTTATGTGATCTTTAGAGATAACGATTTTAGCGATGATCCAGAGTAA
- a CDS encoding MoaD/ThiS family protein, with protein sequence MIEIEFLGPIGLENIKVEAKNLGEVKAALSEKEELKKWLNICAVAVNDEIVSDINFALKSGDKISILPPVCGG encoded by the coding sequence GTGATAGAGATCGAATTTCTTGGGCCTATCGGGCTTGAAAATATAAAAGTAGAGGCAAAAAATTTAGGTGAAGTAAAAGCAGCTTTAAGCGAGAAAGAAGAGCTTAAAAAATGGCTAAATATCTGTGCTGTGGCTGTAAATGACGAGATCGTAAGCGATATAAATTTTGCTCTTAAATCAGGTGATAAAATTTCTATTTTGCCACCAGTTTGTGGGGGCTAA
- a CDS encoding molybdopterin synthase catalytic subunit, whose amino-acid sequence MQIYNGSLDVQSITNEWYERFKDKNCGALITFVGIVREEGGISALSFDIYEPILKKWLDAWQERAKKENAYVLFAHSKGDVAVHTSSYVAGIVSPQRKVALRLINEFVEDFKANAPIWKYDVINGERIYAKERSQAINGAGILA is encoded by the coding sequence ATGCAAATTTATAATGGAAGCTTAGATGTTCAAAGCATCACAAACGAGTGGTATGAACGCTTTAAAGATAAAAACTGCGGTGCGCTCATCACTTTTGTTGGAATCGTAAGAGAAGAAGGTGGTATTTCGGCGCTTAGCTTTGATATCTATGAGCCGATCCTTAAAAAATGGCTAGATGCTTGGCAAGAGCGAGCCAAAAAAGAAAATGCCTACGTACTCTTTGCTCACTCAAAAGGTGATGTGGCCGTACATACGAGCTCTTATGTAGCAGGCATTGTGAGCCCTCAAAGAAAAGTCGCGCTAAGGCTTATAAACGAGTTTGTCGAGGACTTTAAGGCAAATGCGCCGATCTGGAAATATGATGTGATAAATGGCGAGAGAATTTATGCAAAAGAGCGCAGCCAAGCGATAAATGGCGCTGGAATTTTAGCTTAA
- a CDS encoding ABC transporter substrate-binding protein, with translation MLDRRKFLGLSTALGVSAFAPNLFAKESFTMWGAPAIPSVIMAVAALQGELNKTYDVSLNIWKTPDQLRAGVASGDIKVTMSPSNVAANLRNQGLDFAMLNLLTLGVMNAMVKDEKIKNLEDFVGKKLIMPFRGDMPDLVLRALCKKRGIDVSKIDITYTATPPEALLLFLQKDFDILIVPQPLGEATILRGKKAGVSVHYSVDFPKIWGESFGTKPIIPMAGIIVERGFYEKNLSLFDTLHSDLKNALSWILENKQSAAKIGSSYLPAPEVALANAFDKANLTVTKANELQNEIMAFFEEIYQFNPKFLGGKMPDKGLFL, from the coding sequence ATGTTAGATAGAAGAAAATTTTTAGGACTTAGCACAGCTTTAGGCGTTAGCGCATTTGCACCAAATTTATTTGCAAAAGAGAGCTTTACTATGTGGGGCGCACCAGCGATCCCAAGCGTTATCATGGCAGTTGCTGCACTGCAAGGCGAGTTAAATAAAACTTATGATGTAAGTCTAAATATCTGGAAAACACCAGATCAGCTTCGTGCAGGTGTGGCTAGTGGAGATATCAAGGTTACGATGTCACCATCAAATGTAGCTGCAAATTTAAGAAACCAAGGGCTTGATTTTGCGATGTTAAATTTACTAACTCTTGGCGTTATGAACGCTATGGTCAAGGATGAAAAGATCAAAAATTTAGAGGATTTTGTAGGCAAAAAGCTTATCATGCCATTTCGAGGCGACATGCCTGATCTTGTTTTAAGAGCACTTTGCAAGAAGCGAGGCATAGACGTTAGCAAAATAGACATTACCTACACAGCAACACCGCCTGAGGCTCTGCTTTTATTTTTACAAAAAGATTTTGACATTTTAATAGTCCCACAACCTCTTGGTGAAGCGACTATTTTGCGTGGTAAAAAAGCAGGCGTTAGCGTGCATTACTCAGTTGATTTTCCAAAAATTTGGGGCGAGAGCTTTGGCACAAAACCGATAATCCCAATGGCAGGCATTATCGTAGAAAGAGGCTTTTACGAGAAAAACTTAAGTCTATTTGACACGCTTCATAGCGATCTTAAAAATGCACTTTCATGGATACTTGAAAATAAGCAAAGTGCAGCAAAGATAGGCTCAAGCTACTTGCCAGCTCCAGAAGTAGCACTTGCAAATGCTTTTGATAAGGCAAATCTAACAGTAACAAAAGCAAATGAACTACAAAATGAGATCATGGCATTTTTTGAAGAAATTTATCAGTTTAATCCAAAATTTCTAGGTGGCAAGATGCCAGATAAAGGTCTATTTTTATGA